gtataattttgtttctgttttgtataaagcgagagaaaattgtatatacactagcaaaaatgtatatcttcgtgttatacacttaattatacaatttacaaacattttacttcaaatattgcagagaaaaagaccaacgaattatacaattgcgaattatacaattgcagtgaaatacaattttctctagctttatacaacagaagtgtatatattgtgttactgtttttgtataaagtgagaaaaacatatatcttcttgctatacacttataattatgcaatatacatacattttaatttgattcaactgtatgcaaaacaaattatacaattgcagcgaaataggccagcgaattatacaatttaggccagcgaattatacaattgtatatgtatagcaaattatacagttttatgtttgctatagagcgcaattatgcaaagtttactatagcatacaaatataaattttttatttgctatatttgaaagttatccttattttaaaaataatcactaatattatttaacttatgACACAtttcaaaacttaaattttgaGCAGCTTTCGATTATTCTACTTGCTTCAGTTGCTTTTAAATTATGACACTTATTTCGAAACTTATATCATATGATATGATGAGAAGATAAATAACACAATTGACTAAGCATGCATTGATGACTTGCAATTTGCATGCAAAATTGTTTATAtaaaaagaagtaaaacaaTCAACTTGAAGAGAAGTTTCCTAACAATTTGTGATGTATATAGTGCTTATTTCAAAAGAGTGACTAAAAATAGCAAAGATGACAAGCACTTAAAACTTGACCAATGAACAAATTGATGAGATGCCACTTTgaagaatttatattttaaataaattgtgtTCTCATTTGCTTGGAATCTAACAAAGAAAGTTTCTTTTTCTATGTGAACTTAATTTtcctataaagaaaaaaaaagagttgatGAACTTATCATACAAGAGAAATACCGTGTCAGTCTCAAAATACTTAtcgttttttattaaaatttattagaaaaaggctcaaatatgtcattgaactttcagaaaaggctcatttatgttattagttaaaagtttggctcatttatgtcattaccgttaaagaaaaggctcattcatgccattattttttaacgatGGTTTTGGAAAACCATTTTTGACACATGACCAATTATAATTCGatcacgtcatcaatttttttaatagaaaaataaaaaaacaatttttattcagaattttgaattttttattaaaaatatcgaTGACGTAGCCAATCATAATTCGGCAagtcatcaatttatttaataaaaaaattaattcaattttttttcagaattaatttttttttaaaaaaaaattgatgacgtgatcgaattataattggccacgtatcaaaaatggttttgtaaaatcatcgttaaaaattgttaaagaatgacaaaagtctcacatcggtgattaatgagatgagtggactctttataaggcttgggcaatcctccatcctttgagctagcttttggggtgtgagttaggcctaagacctaattttatatggtatcagagcagggtccgtctcacccgatgttggggtccccaaaattaaaattgcccacgcaccagatgggtgttaaagaatgacaaaagtcccacatcggtgattaatgagatgggtggactctttataaggcttgggcaatccttcatcctttgagctagcttttggggtgtgagttaggcctaagacctaatttcacaaaaataatggcataaataagtttttttttaatggtaATGACATAAACGAGCAAAACTTTTAGCTGATGACATAAATAAACCTTTTCTGAAAGCTGAATGATATATTTGagcttttcaaaaaattatttatcttaaaaagataataataaaagttcacttttctccattttatatttagtaataGTTGTTCTTGGACACAGTAAATCTCTCAATTATGTCACGTAAATAGAGTAAATATTAAATGAAGAAAGATTATATTTTATGAAGCAGCCAAAATACTACTGATAAAGTAGTAAAATACTAATTCAAGTCATAAATCTCAATTTACTCTTTCAACATCATTGGACTTAAACCACAATAGGTCCAATTTACACAATTAATTGTAAAACTCATTAATTAGGATTCAAATTACAATCCATAATTACACAAttcaatttgaagtttaataAACATACACGAATATATGTTCTAGCCAAAACTATAGTATTCAGAATCCGCAGGTAGAATTTCAGCTCCGTTAATCTTATCTCAAGTCAACATTTATACCGAATAACTCTATCGTTAAGAATTTAATGATTCGAAGCAaatttcttaataataaaaaagaaattatagtCTTATGTCAACTTATGTTGAAAGTCATCGTTTTGCATTTTTCATTCACTTAATTATAAAATCTTTATTCTGCTTTGTTTGACTGTTTATCACTTAATATGTTCATTTGACCAGAAAATATaatgtccaaaaaaaaaaaaagatacatataattaagaaattctaaaaactattaataatacatataattaagaaattctaaaaactatttttcttgGCAAATAAATGAACATATTTTAATCAGAAGGAAAGTACATAATTAGTACTTGATAATTGAGATTTGAGAATCGTTCAACTTCACATATCGTTTGAAAGTGTCTAAGAGAttagtttaattctttttattatgattaactAATAATTATCTATCCTAATGTCCACATCTTATTAGTTAAAAACAAGAGTTGTTGTACATACGCTACACGAAAATTGTGATCTACATAGGAATTTTCGTGAatattagtatgaaaatttacaggaaaataaatttcttcCGAATTTTTATACTAATTCCCGAGAAAATTCTTTACAGTTTTCTTGTAGTGATATTCGTACGAGTCGTTTGATTTGTGAAGGATaagatgaatatttttaaattaagcttatattttatttagttaaatatataaCGAATTTTcagaataaatttatatttcaaatttaatattattttatccttattataaataaaatgaattattttttttaattataatttcgAAATCAACGGAAAAATTTGTCATCAAATGAAGACGTCATACTACCTTAAATAAAGTCACACAAGgacacctatttttttttaaaaaaatatattttaaatattttatattaatttatttaatcaacgGGTTAATTAATGCATTCTAAATTATCCTGTCAAATTCCATCCAATTTCTTGCATTAGTTATCTGTCCATTTTAAATACtcacaaaaattgaaataaacgTTTTTATACAATTAACGATATAACTCTAATTAGCTAAGAATAAATGacttgttataataataataataataataataataataataataataataataataataataataaataaaaaaataaaaaaaataaaaattatatggttGTACACCTCCATACGTAGTCAACtccaaaaaatgaaattaaaaaaaatcaaacattatTTTAATACACATAATAAACCGGTAATTATTCCATAATAAGTCAACATTCCAATTATTTTCAATGAAATACTCTCTATTTCTGATACTAATTTTGTTACGCCTTAAAATCTTGATAGAACAgactaatatttttatattcgatattttaatttgaccaaaataaattaattgacatgacttaaaagaaaatgtaaacCAATATTTTCTTAACAATTAATAAGGTGACAGATGGTTGGTTGATTATAAcatttagaattatttttcattttttctagtTTAAGTAAAATAGAAAATCGTCACGATAGTCAAAAGAAATATGTATGATACATACATCATATCATCACTatctaaatatatgaataatataataccaacaaaaaagtaaaattaatattttttaatcaataaagtacacaaatatttaggcatataaattatataatatgaaaaatagtagTTTGATCAAGTCAAACTAAGTATTTCCTCTAACATATTGGTTTAAGTCAATGAGTCATATCCTCCTTTCATCACTCACCATATCATGGGTTGGATCGTGGTGGAATTGTTTCGAAActttttagattaaatttttgatttaaatcttttaaaaaattataaaaattctatTAAAGCGTTGTTTTAAATAAGTCTTATAATATGTAAGTTTTTGGACTTGCACAGATTTAAATATTATAGATATCATAGTGTAaagactaataaaaaaaattctatttaaaGCATTGATCCTTAGAAATGGATTTTGTTAGACACGATAAAccttataatatataaaaatatgaatttaatttaatcaGATTTTCGAATACTCAATGAAAAACGATTAGAAAAAAGTCATTCCTCCTTTCAATTCTTTCTTACGCGTCTATAAAGTCAAAGTCATCCATTTTCCCctaattgtataattttattcttttttcttttagttatcTTATTGTCCCCAATTCTATAATTGGAGTTGTATATAAATCATTACATATTTTCACTTTGTGTACTATCCTAACTACTCTAGCTACTACACTCTACATATCTCCTTCTCATTAATTTCAATTTACGCTACGTAGACTCACTATAAAAGATAATATAGTACGTACTTGATTTCTATCGATAAAattctttatatattaataacaaaatcaagATTTCTAGTAAATCAAGAGTGAAAAAGTCTCATTTACTCTGATCATCACCTGATCGACCATTTGAACTAATTAAGGTTGAGACAGGGAGATGGcgggaggaggaggaggaagatCGTTGGAGCAAACGCCGACGTGGGCGGTTGCCCTAGTTTGTTTTGCATTGGTTGCCATTTCCATTGTAATAGAGCTCATCATCCATCTTATTGGCAAGGTAGGCCACTAACCATGCAATATTTTGATAgagtttaagttatatatatatatacgtattattattattatgtattattCAAAAGATATCTACTAAGTCTGATCATTGAATTATgagatttataattttataattaatatattttacttgttCCAACAAGTGAACATGTctgtttatataaaaaattcttacactaaaaaggtaaaaagtatttatataattgggtcataaattcatgaatatttATAGTGTACGATATAACATAGATATATTTCAATAAAttcacaaatataattttatcattaatattcTTTTGCCCTTGCATGTATAGTGGTTGAAGTCTAAACATAAAAGAGCATTATATGAAGCACTTGAGAAGATAAAAGCAGGTACACTTTAAATTCGTATTATTCGGATCTTTcaaatatattgttgttgttgttctgtTATTATCTGATTCTTCATAATTATATAACTTTTGAAGGATTGATCTGATCAATATACaccaaatgatatttttataatacactttaaattcatattatccGGACCTTTCAAATATATTGTCGTTGTTATTCTGTTATTATTTGATTCTTCATAATTATATAACTTTTGAAGGATTGATCTGATCAATATACactaaatgatatttttgtaatacattttaaattcatattgttCGAATCTTTCAAATATATTGTCATTTTTGTTCTGTTATTATCTGATTCTTCATAATTTACATAACTTTTGAAGGATTGGTCTGATCAACATACACTGCAACGATATTTTTGTAGAATttgaacaacatacatataCTCGTTAATTTTCTAAcgaacatatttttatttattttcactaatattttatttttaattttttttatagagttAATGTTGTTGGGATTTATATCCTTACTATTAACAGTAGGGCAAGATccaatttcaaatatttgtgtATCTGAAAAAATTGCAAGTACGTGGCATCCATGTAGTAAACAAAAAGAAGctgaaatgaacaaatatatttCCGGTGACTTAGAGGGTCATCGCCGGCGACTTTTCACGGCTGACGATGGCGGAGTCCGGCGAGTTTTGGCGGCTGCCGGAACTGACAAATGTGCAGACAAGGCATGTTATtcgtatttattatttttttcttaataaaaatgataGTTAATATTAAACGaagaaaatgttatatatactctagaataataaaatatatttatatattttataagtaaataaCATACTATactgtaaattaaaaaaatacttataagcTAATTTGATCGACTTAAAATTAGCCAAAACGCACGTTAACTTTATAAGTCAATGCCAATgcttataaatcaaaatatgtcaaaagtcataacttagttattacttataTATTACTCCTAATTAATTTAAGCCTATAGTATTAAGTATTTTAAGtttgactatttttattttattactttatccttatttatttgaaatatttttagctAAACAAAAATCTTAACTTTctcttcttttgtatatatgttttttgttttttctaaaataaataataaaaaaataaaattaccagTTTAACATAATGATAAATtgatacttttaaatttatcaagattttttcttaacaaacaTGCCAAttgttcatatttatttataaaattaatttcaacgcttggatatatttttttatatttaaatttatcaacTATTTACGATCATCTAATCAAAACGAGGcgtgaattaattttttttttttttggatttgtaATTTGCAGGGAAAAGTAGCATTTGTGTCTGCTGATGGTATTCATCAAttacatattttcatttttgtgctggctatttttcatgtattttaTTGTGTTACCACATTGGCATTGGGAAGAGCTAAGGTATTTTAATcaaacaatatataaataaatatttatttacttatttttccttttttttaaaaaaaaaatagaaaatactaTAGAAGTATTCAAAATAGGtcaagttattttttaatttattattaatttggttgtattttattaatttcagATGAGTCGTTGGAAGATATGGGAAAAGGAAACAAGAACAGCTGAGTACCAATTTTCTCATGGTAAAAATCatcctaaaaataaattttcgaTCGAAAATTATCTCGTTAAATATAGAGCATGTTATCAATgtctaaaatttttatttttttagtagtgtAAGAAATTAAGAGTCATTATATTAACGTGTTTAATAATTTAACAGATCCAGAGAGATTTCGATTTGCTAGAGATACATCATTTGGAAGAAGACATTTGAGTTTTTGGACTAAAAATTCAGTTCTTCTATGGATTGTAAGTATCCTTGATctcaaatttattataaaaataaattttgagttaaaaaagtctattataattgaaaataatatattatgttatatttttacatttaactattttatttgtaatttaatttgcAGGTTTGTTTCTTCAGGCAATTTGTAAGATCTGTTCCAAAAGTTGATTATTTGACCCTACGACATGGTTTTATCACGGtaaacacataataaataattaatataaatgatataactaattaatcttgaaaatttaatgataattcagttcattaaataaatatatgaaaatggaaaatgaCAATTTATGAGTTTCtttcaatatataatttttttaaaaaaaatcatatattttttaaagcaCAGATGAATGATGTACAGACTCAATGAATTCAAAAAAACTGACGCAAGCcataaatatatagatataactaaaatttataaaggTCTGAATTCATTACCTTTAATCGgagtatatttatttaaaattatatatatatatatatatatatatatatatatatatatatatttatattattattatttattttttaattttttttttctaattttctaaatttttttcagGCACATTTGGCACCTCAGAGCaacataaattttgattttcaaaaatatattaagaggTCATTAGAAGAAGACTTCAAAGTAGTTGTTAGCATAAGGTATTTTTTGACCTTcaaacttataattattatttctaaatttaaataattaaatatactttgatcctttttttttttttggcaaaaatattgtgtttattCCATATATAGCCAAAAttgatcttctttttttgttgtattttttttgcaGTCCACCAATTTGGTTCCTTGCTGTATTATTCCTACTCTTCAATACTCATGGTAAATAAATACTGAAATTaactttcaattaattaaaatatacgtTTTTGATAtcatatcaatattatattatattctaaCTATTTATAAAAGTGTGTCACACTCAAATATGAAgtgaaaataaagtttaatttagtacacatatatattcaaatagtaAAACGATTGATACTTCaagtaaacattttttttaaattttaatcaaatatttcgagtttaaattttaaatatgtaaaattaatcaattttattacGGAATGCTTTGTCTTTTGATTTGAACTTTCCAATATGAATCTAAATGTCTTTACCTTttggtataaatttttttaatataaatttaaatttaatcaaattttaatataattatcgaAATTTATTAAGTAATTTCATTGTCATTTGTGGACAGGCTGGTATTCTTATCTGTGGCTACCGTTCATTCCGTTACTTGTAAGTATTTCCAAAATCATTTCGCATTTgacttttattcatttatttctatttttcatattttatatatatatccatcTTCCCATAGTCatatacaataatttttaataattctttatgtactaaaaaattatttattacatctctctattttaatttatgttgtattttttatttttcgagagctaataaataattaaagcaTGACTGAGAATTTACAcatgaattataatatttttttaaaaatgaaatttatacatATGTAAACTATGTAATTAAAGAGTATTATAATTCACAAtaattgacaattcaaaatatttaaaagatatacgGAAAAATTTACAGTCttgtttgaatctcaaaatttaaaaaataccaCATAAATTAAGATGGAAAGAATATTAATTACACAGTATTATATATTAACTTGAGATTGTTAATCGTATAACAACTcatcataatttttgaattccGAATTTTGTCTATGTTTTTTGATGCTTTTAATATTCGTAAAAATTCTGACTTCGTCATCGATCGATACAGGTGATATTATTAGTAGGGACTAAACTACAAGTGATTATAACAAAAATGGGATTAAGAATTCAAGAAAGGGGAGAAGTAGTGAAAGGGGTACCTGTGGTTCAACCTGGAgatgatttattttggtttaatCGTCCTCGTCtactactttttttaattaattttgttctttttcaggtatttttt
The DNA window shown above is from Solanum lycopersicum chromosome 11, SLM_r2.1 and carries:
- the LOC101253157 gene encoding MLO-like protein 6, which codes for MAGGGGGRSLEQTPTWAVALVCFALVAISIVIELIIHLIGKWLKSKHKRALYEALEKIKAELMLLGFISLLLTVGQDPISNICVSEKIASTWHPCSKQKEAEMNKYISGDLEGHRRRLFTADDGGVRRVLAAAGTDKCADKGKVAFVSADGIHQLHIFIFVLAIFHVFYCVTTLALGRAKMSRWKIWEKETRTAEYQFSHDPERFRFARDTSFGRRHLSFWTKNSVLLWIVCFFRQFVRSVPKVDYLTLRHGFITAHLAPQSNINFDFQKYIKRSLEEDFKVVVSISPPIWFLAVLFLLFNTHGWYSYLWLPFIPLLVILLVGTKLQVIITKMGLRIQERGEVVKGVPVVQPGDDLFWFNRPRLLLFLINFVLFQNAFQLAFFAWTWYEFGLKSCFHDQTEDIVIRMTMGVLIQILCSYVTLPLYALVTQMGSTMKPTIFNERVAMALRKWHHSAKKHIKEINKQHSNPTTPMSSRPPTPSHGMSPVHLLRGIRTSDMDVGPRRSSYNNIDHWDIEGSPSPNRHDSEVHEPNLSEIEAREQYEINIARSRDFSFDKRTTSV